A single window of Bacteroidales bacterium DNA harbors:
- a CDS encoding secondary thiamine-phosphate synthase enzyme YjbQ, with product MKSHRKELWFNTKHRRELINITPDVEKEVRESGIQEGFVLVNAMHITASVFINDDESGLHQDFENWLEGLAPEKPYDQYNHNTAEDNADAHLKRTVMGREVVVAITEGKLDFGPWEQIFYGEFDGKRRKRLLVKVIGE from the coding sequence ATGAAATCACATAGAAAAGAGCTTTGGTTCAACACGAAGCACCGCAGAGAATTGATAAACATCACCCCGGATGTCGAAAAAGAAGTTCGTGAAAGCGGCATTCAAGAAGGTTTTGTGCTGGTGAATGCCATGCACATTACAGCCAGTGTATTCATCAACGATGATGAGTCGGGTCTGCATCAGGATTTCGAAAACTGGCTCGAAGGCCTCGCACCGGAAAAACCCTATGATCAATACAATCACAACACAGCAGAAGACAATGCCGATGCCCATCTTAAAAGAACTGTTATGGGCCGAGAAGTAGTGGTAGCCATTACAGAGGGCAAGCTCGATTTCGGACCCTGGGAACAGATCTTCTACGGAGAATTCGACGGAAAACGAAGGAAAAGGTTATTGGTGAAGGTCATTGGGGAATAG
- a CDS encoding phospho-sugar mutase — MENVDVLTQVKNKANTWLEGDFDEETKKQVKYLLENDEQELIDAFYKDLEFGTGGLRGIMGVGTNRMNIYTVGMATQGLSNYIHKQFSNLSQIKAAIAYDSRNNSKLFAEKAAKVLTANGIKVYLFDKLRPVPELSFAIRYLSCQAGIMITASHNPKEYNGYKVYWDDGGQIVPPHDKNIISEVQKISDISHVNFNGDENKIEILGKDIDETYLDKIYTLSLNPEVNKKHSDMKIVYTPLHGTGVDLIPKVLEKFGFRNLIHVPEQDEISGDFPTVHSPNPEEHAAMKMALEKGEKEDADLVMATDPDTDRVGLAVKNKQGQLEILNGNQAASLLINYLLSQWKEKGKLTGNEYIVKTIVTTELLADIAETYGVECYDTLTGFKYIADKIKQLEGKKTFIAGGEESYGYLAGDFVRDKDAVISCALLAETASFARENGRSLFYQLIDIYLEHDVFKERLKSVEKKGKEGEEEIRKMMDQFRNNPPDSINGEDLMLIHDYHKQKTFDQLSQLRYEIHLPKSNVLQFILKDGTKISMRPSGTEPKIKFYFSVNDKLEKREDLDKVDSMLEERIDNIINELKIQ, encoded by the coding sequence ATGGAAAATGTTGATGTATTGACCCAGGTGAAAAACAAAGCCAATACCTGGCTTGAAGGCGATTTTGATGAAGAAACCAAAAAGCAGGTAAAATATTTGCTTGAAAACGATGAGCAAGAACTGATCGACGCCTTCTATAAGGATCTTGAATTTGGTACCGGCGGTTTAAGAGGCATTATGGGAGTAGGAACAAACAGGATGAACATTTATACCGTTGGAATGGCAACCCAGGGTTTGAGCAATTATATTCACAAACAATTTTCTAATCTAAGCCAGATAAAAGCAGCCATTGCTTATGATTCCAGAAACAACAGCAAGCTGTTTGCGGAGAAAGCCGCCAAAGTTTTAACGGCCAACGGAATCAAAGTATATCTTTTCGACAAGCTCCGGCCAGTACCAGAACTCTCTTTTGCAATAAGATATTTGAGCTGCCAGGCAGGTATTATGATCACTGCCTCGCACAACCCGAAAGAATACAACGGGTATAAGGTTTACTGGGATGACGGTGGTCAGATTGTACCGCCCCACGACAAAAACATCATCAGCGAAGTACAAAAGATCAGTGACATAAGCCACGTCAATTTTAACGGGGATGAAAACAAAATAGAAATCCTCGGGAAGGACATCGATGAAACGTACCTTGACAAAATCTATACGCTTTCATTGAATCCTGAAGTCAACAAGAAACACAGTGATATGAAGATCGTTTACACGCCTTTACATGGTACGGGCGTAGATTTGATCCCAAAAGTGCTGGAAAAATTCGGGTTCAGGAATTTGATTCATGTACCCGAGCAGGATGAGATCAGCGGTGATTTTCCCACGGTTCATTCACCCAATCCCGAAGAGCATGCAGCGATGAAGATGGCGCTTGAAAAAGGCGAAAAAGAGGATGCTGACCTGGTAATGGCCACAGACCCGGATACCGACCGTGTGGGGCTGGCAGTGAAAAATAAACAGGGGCAACTGGAGATCCTAAACGGTAATCAGGCCGCTTCCCTCCTGATCAACTATCTCCTCTCTCAATGGAAAGAGAAAGGGAAATTAACAGGCAACGAATACATCGTAAAAACCATAGTCACCACGGAACTGCTGGCCGATATTGCAGAAACTTACGGTGTGGAGTGCTATGACACCCTCACCGGTTTCAAATATATAGCAGACAAGATTAAGCAGCTCGAAGGCAAGAAAACATTCATCGCTGGCGGTGAGGAAAGTTATGGTTATCTGGCAGGCGATTTCGTAAGGGACAAAGATGCGGTAATCTCCTGTGCCCTGCTTGCTGAAACAGCCTCATTTGCAAGGGAAAACGGCAGATCACTGTTTTACCAGCTCATCGACATCTACCTTGAACACGATGTTTTCAAGGAAAGGCTGAAATCGGTAGAGAAAAAAGGCAAGGAAGGGGAAGAAGAAATCAGAAAGATGATGGATCAGTTCAGGAACAACCCGCCCGATTCCATCAACGGGGAGGATCTGATGCTGATACACGATTACCATAAACAAAAAACCTTTGATCAGCTCAGTCAGCTCCGTTACGAGATCCATCTTCCCAAATCCAATGTATTACAGTTCATTTTGAAGGACGGAACCAAGATCTCCATGCGCCCGTCGGGTACAGAACCCAAGATCAAGTTCTATTTCAGCGTAAACGACAAACTGGAAAAACGGGAAGATTTAGACAAAGTTGACAGCATGCTCGAAGAGCGAATTGATAACATCATTAACGAATTAAAAATCCAATAA